In the Vibrio gigantis genome, one interval contains:
- the tldD gene encoding metalloprotease TldD, with protein MSINQIEEALLNPTGLTEQNIADTLASIATRQIDYADIYFQSSWHESLVLEDSIIKDGSFNIDCGVGVRAVSGEKTGFAYSDQIQLDGLKQSAIAARGIAKQGQNGKVQAFKRNANQTYYDAVNPLASWEKQQKTELLKSLDAYIRTKEPMVTEVSVSLSGVHEQMLVAATDGTYAGDIRPLVRLSISVLAQKGDRRERGSAGGGGRFGYDFFLSDDKGTQVAYQFADEAIRQALVNLEAVAAPAGAMPVVLGSGWPGVLLHEAVGHGLEGDFNRKESSVFSGKVGEQVTSSLCTIVDDGTLTDLRGSLNVDDEGVNGQYNTLIENGILKGYMQDKLNARLMGVAPTGNGRRESYAHLPMPRMTNTYMLPGEHTPEEIIATVDKGIYAPNFGGGQVDITSGKFVFSASEAYMIENGKITHPVKGATLIGSGIEAMQQVSMVGNDLSIDRGVGVCGKAGQSVPVGVGQPTLKLDSLTVGGTE; from the coding sequence ATGAGCATTAATCAAATTGAAGAAGCGCTACTGAACCCAACAGGGCTTACGGAGCAAAATATCGCAGATACATTGGCGAGCATTGCTACCCGCCAAATTGATTATGCTGATATCTACTTTCAGTCAAGCTGGCACGAATCTTTAGTGCTAGAAGACAGCATCATTAAAGACGGCTCTTTCAATATTGATTGCGGTGTGGGTGTTCGTGCAGTATCTGGCGAAAAGACTGGTTTTGCTTACTCTGACCAAATCCAATTGGATGGATTAAAGCAAAGCGCGATTGCAGCTCGTGGTATCGCGAAGCAAGGTCAAAACGGCAAGGTGCAAGCTTTCAAGCGCAACGCTAACCAAACTTATTATGATGCGGTAAACCCACTAGCAAGCTGGGAAAAGCAGCAAAAAACAGAACTTCTTAAGTCATTGGACGCTTACATTCGTACTAAAGAGCCTATGGTGACGGAAGTTTCAGTGAGCTTAAGTGGTGTGCATGAGCAGATGCTGGTTGCTGCGACTGATGGCACGTACGCTGGCGATATTCGTCCGTTGGTTCGTTTATCTATTAGTGTTCTTGCTCAGAAAGGCGATCGCCGTGAGCGTGGTAGTGCTGGTGGCGGTGGTCGTTTTGGTTACGACTTCTTCCTAAGCGATGACAAAGGCACTCAAGTTGCTTACCAATTTGCTGATGAAGCGATTCGCCAAGCATTAGTTAACCTTGAAGCGGTTGCTGCGCCTGCTGGTGCAATGCCTGTGGTTCTGGGTTCTGGTTGGCCGGGTGTTCTACTGCATGAAGCGGTAGGCCACGGTTTAGAAGGTGACTTCAACCGTAAAGAGTCATCAGTATTCTCTGGCAAAGTTGGCGAACAAGTGACTTCAAGCCTGTGTACGATTGTCGATGACGGCACATTGACTGATCTTCGTGGCTCATTGAACGTCGATGATGAAGGTGTAAACGGTCAATACAATACCCTAATCGAAAACGGCATCCTAAAAGGTTATATGCAAGACAAGCTGAATGCCCGTCTAATGGGGGTTGCTCCAACAGGTAACGGTCGTCGTGAGTCTTACGCGCACCTTCCAATGCCACGTATGACTAACACATACATGCTACCGGGTGAACACACACCAGAAGAGATCATCGCGACAGTAGATAAAGGTATCTACGCACCAAACTTCGGCGGCGGTCAGGTTGATATTACTTCTGGTAAGTTTGTATTCTCAGCTTCTGAAGCCTACATGATTGAAAATGGTAAGATCACTCACCCAGTTAAGGGCGCAACGTTGATCGGCTCTGGTATCGAAGCGATGCAGCAAGTGTCTATGGTTGGTAACGACCTAAGCATCGACCGTGGTGTTGGTGTGTGTGGTAAGGCTGGTCAAAGCGTGCCAGTAGGTGTTGGTCAACCAACATTGAAACTAGACTCGCTAACCGTTGGTGGTACTGAGTAA
- a CDS encoding carbon-nitrogen hydrolase family protein, with protein MDCVGLIQMTSGPDPDCNLDYLAQEITKCKALGAKWVVCPENALVFGSKADYHKYAEPLNDGPLQKKLAELAKLHRIWVIVGSMPISTAKGVTTTTLVFDDFGCLVAHYDKLHMFDVDVADAHKCYRESDIFTPGERVVTTETPFGHLGLSICYDVRFPHLYSELRKQGAQIIVVPAAFTAVTGQAHWEALLRCRAIETQSWIVAVGQGGKHPCQRETWGHSMVVDPWGRVVAQLDQDPKSMVVEIDISSCESIRQNMPITQHTRFTNQF; from the coding sequence ATGGATTGTGTTGGTTTGATTCAAATGACTTCGGGCCCAGACCCTGACTGTAACCTTGATTATCTCGCCCAAGAGATAACCAAGTGTAAAGCGTTGGGGGCTAAATGGGTCGTGTGCCCAGAGAATGCATTGGTATTCGGTAGCAAAGCAGATTACCACAAGTATGCCGAGCCCCTAAATGATGGCCCATTGCAGAAGAAACTGGCTGAGTTAGCTAAGCTTCATCGCATTTGGGTCATTGTGGGCAGTATGCCGATAAGCACAGCGAAAGGTGTCACCACCACGACTTTGGTGTTCGATGACTTTGGCTGCTTAGTGGCTCACTACGACAAGCTACACATGTTCGATGTGGATGTTGCCGATGCCCACAAGTGCTATCGAGAGTCTGATATTTTCACTCCGGGTGAGCGAGTTGTGACAACGGAAACGCCTTTTGGTCACTTAGGTTTAAGTATTTGTTATGATGTGCGCTTTCCTCACTTGTATTCAGAGTTACGCAAGCAAGGCGCGCAGATCATAGTGGTACCAGCGGCGTTTACTGCAGTAACCGGTCAGGCGCATTGGGAAGCATTGTTAAGATGCCGGGCAATCGAAACACAATCGTGGATTGTTGCGGTAGGGCAAGGTGGTAAGCATCCTTGCCAAAGAGAAACATGGGGACACTCTATGGTGGTTGATCCCTGGGGAAGAGTGGTCGCTCAGTTAGACCAAGATCCTAAAAGTATGGTGGTCGAGATAGACATATCCAGTTGTGAATCCATTAGGCAAAATATGCCAATCACACAACACACTCGATTTACCAATCAATTTTAA
- a CDS encoding PhoH family protein, with protein MGETNRKLFVLDTNILLHEPFAIFSFQEHDVVIPMTVLEELDRIKDSKRDVARDARIAIRTLEDLFREATPDQISEGIPFSKDINASGSISILADYELQESIKAFADDKAGDNRILNAVLYLQNKRAPREVVLITKDINMRLRAKGAGVRFVEDYQTDQLIDDIQYLTKGFQQLEGAFWDGIDNVESRSLGGKTLHTLARAPFEPTFLNQYVIDEETDFAARVEEIEPESITLRDLSRERLMNRRAWDITPKNVYQGMAIDALLDPDIDLVILTGAAGSGKTLLAMAAALEQTIERKQFDKIIVTRNTPDIGESIGFLPGTEEEKMLPWLAAVTDTLEALHKNDHCTEGSMKYICDKANIQFKSINFMRGRSIQNAFVLLDECQNLTASQIKTIITRCGEGTKIVCSGNLAQIDSSYLTPVTSGLTYMVERFKNFEGSANIHLNGVVRSRLAEFAEENM; from the coding sequence ATGGGCGAGACCAACCGGAAGCTATTTGTTTTAGACACCAATATCCTACTTCACGAACCCTTCGCTATATTTTCTTTCCAAGAGCACGATGTCGTTATCCCCATGACAGTGCTAGAAGAACTCGACAGAATCAAAGACAGTAAAAGAGACGTTGCTCGAGATGCGAGAATTGCGATTCGAACCCTCGAAGACTTATTCAGGGAAGCCACACCCGACCAAATATCGGAAGGCATTCCATTTTCTAAAGACATTAACGCCTCTGGCAGTATTTCAATACTCGCAGATTACGAACTTCAAGAAAGTATCAAGGCCTTCGCCGACGACAAAGCTGGCGATAACCGAATCCTCAACGCAGTTCTCTATCTTCAAAATAAACGCGCACCACGCGAAGTGGTTCTCATCACCAAAGACATCAACATGCGCTTACGAGCTAAAGGCGCTGGTGTCCGTTTCGTTGAAGATTACCAAACCGACCAACTGATTGATGATATCCAATACCTCACCAAAGGCTTTCAACAACTTGAGGGCGCATTTTGGGATGGTATCGATAATGTCGAGAGCAGAAGTTTAGGCGGTAAGACCCTGCACACCTTAGCAAGAGCGCCGTTTGAACCAACCTTCCTTAACCAATATGTAATTGACGAAGAGACTGACTTTGCCGCTCGAGTCGAGGAGATTGAACCGGAAAGTATCACGCTGAGAGACCTCAGTCGCGAAAGACTGATGAATCGCAGAGCATGGGACATCACACCCAAGAACGTCTATCAAGGCATGGCGATCGATGCGCTGCTCGATCCCGATATTGACCTGGTAATCCTAACTGGTGCGGCAGGCAGTGGTAAGACACTGTTAGCTATGGCCGCTGCGCTTGAACAAACTATTGAGCGTAAACAGTTCGATAAGATCATCGTAACCCGAAACACGCCTGATATTGGAGAGTCGATCGGTTTCCTCCCTGGTACAGAGGAAGAGAAAATGTTGCCTTGGTTGGCTGCCGTGACCGATACACTTGAAGCACTGCACAAAAATGACCACTGTACCGAAGGGTCGATGAAGTACATCTGTGATAAAGCCAATATCCAGTTCAAGTCGATCAACTTCATGCGTGGCCGTTCCATCCAGAATGCGTTTGTGCTTCTCGATGAGTGTCAAAACCTGACTGCTTCACAAATCAAAACCATCATCACCCGTTGTGGTGAAGGGACCAAGATTGTCTGTTCAGGCAACCTAGCGCAAATCGACTCTTCCTATCTAACCCCTGTTACTTCGGGTTTAACCTACATGGTTGAGCGTTTTAAAAACTTCGAAGGCAGCGCCAATATTCACCTCAATGGCGTGGTACGTAGCCGACTGGCAGAGTTTGCCGAAGAGAACATGTAA